One window of the Halobacteriovorax sp. JY17 genome contains the following:
- a CDS encoding DegT/DnrJ/EryC1/StrS family aminotransferase, protein MEISFYDFQNLHNEKFRKEVKDIIGEIIDNNAFAEGEYNHKFEKDFASMQKANYCALVGNGTDAIEIALEVLGIGHGDKVGVPGITFYATIEAVLNRGATPVYIDINPENGLICPKSVERMIEAHALKAVIPVHIYGLPAPIKEIEDICNPRGVKIIEDAAQAQGTFLPSGPVGSSNNLSTFSFYPTKNLAAFGDAGAVLVPTEDLYKKIKTIGNHGRGDEHMYGRNSRCDHIQAAVLYKKLEMIEEYNKSRKEIAKMYHKHLEGSKVKLLPVSFLETSSWHLYPVQCDSKETRANLAKVLADNGVSTTPFYDQAISEMTPFRGHEGEDENAKAFAGRTLCLPISAFTSEEQIKFVSDLIKNS, encoded by the coding sequence ATGGAAATTTCATTTTACGACTTTCAAAATTTACACAATGAGAAATTTAGAAAAGAGGTCAAAGATATCATCGGAGAAATCATTGACAACAACGCCTTCGCAGAAGGTGAGTATAACCACAAATTCGAAAAAGATTTTGCATCTATGCAAAAAGCAAATTACTGCGCCTTGGTTGGCAACGGAACAGATGCGATTGAAATTGCATTAGAAGTTTTAGGTATCGGCCACGGTGATAAAGTTGGTGTTCCAGGAATAACTTTCTACGCAACAATTGAAGCAGTTTTAAATAGAGGCGCAACTCCTGTCTATATCGACATTAATCCAGAAAATGGTTTAATTTGCCCTAAATCGGTAGAGAGGATGATTGAAGCTCACGCACTAAAAGCAGTTATTCCTGTTCATATTTACGGACTACCTGCTCCTATAAAAGAAATTGAAGATATTTGTAATCCAAGAGGAGTTAAAATTATTGAAGATGCTGCCCAAGCACAAGGAACTTTTCTTCCTTCTGGTCCTGTTGGTTCTTCAAATAATCTTTCAACTTTTTCTTTCTATCCTACAAAGAACCTTGCAGCTTTTGGCGATGCAGGAGCGGTACTAGTTCCAACAGAGGATCTCTACAAGAAAATTAAAACGATCGGAAACCATGGAAGAGGCGACGAGCATATGTACGGGAGAAATTCTCGTTGTGATCATATTCAAGCAGCTGTTCTTTACAAGAAACTCGAAATGATTGAAGAATATAATAAATCAAGAAAAGAAATTGCGAAGATGTATCACAAGCACTTAGAAGGATCGAAGGTAAAACTTCTTCCTGTAAGTTTTCTAGAAACATCATCATGGCACCTCTATCCTGTTCAATGTGACAGTAAAGAGACAAGAGCTAATCTTGCAAAGGTCTTAGCCGACAATGGCGTATCTACAACTCCTTTCTATGACCAGGCCATAAGTGAGATGACTCCATTTAGAGGTCATGAGGGTGAAGACGAGAACGCAAAGGCATTTGCAGGAAGAACTCTCTGCCTTCCAATTAGTGCTTTTACCAGTGAAGAGCAAATAAAATTTGTCAGTGATTTAATTAAAAATTCTTAA
- a CDS encoding M23 family metallopeptidase, which yields MNKKLLYLLPILATLSSQAFANPAIYLWDNQEGLIPAAGCKISPSKSTPFKISNFTGWKSSNTENLRNYNGVRQSHLVNGSIIKSIDGKKKNNYEKVEVVGVNKNTNAHINRWFSQRLDQGYLFKKSILPIEDYILEVEHSNLPIEQRNIISKHNSSYWLAESQGSYYNLNCPGKNEGRDYTLFRVYKTLSEEETPSAFVGVYWDESKILADIRTTPISKLKLDLVDAETSYDLETLLSNDENQFVENEEILTSTEEFEREVIKNNEIEKAAGNNKDVSTIINKTTPIESKGSFEDVVCVPSNTLNVRNEDLNKVIFKSHTGEKVKKFQSFEPEEKEITLDGVVYTFIKVQFSEREEADQTIGWVASKYVQKKSDCKYLRSESDINVARDIEITGLDDPKCCEFPTVKTPTHSYTSGMRMFNARRGGGTRSHAACDLYRYKDEPILSVAPGVVLRDLYYFYQGTYALEVRHSGGFVVRYGEMTGKKESGVSNGKKVKMGQRVGYMGKVNSNCCRPMLHFELFKGTKSGSLSSQGNKFQRRSDLLDPTHYLQKWESGKF from the coding sequence ATGAACAAGAAATTACTCTACTTACTCCCTATACTCGCCACTCTGAGCTCCCAGGCCTTTGCTAATCCAGCAATTTACCTTTGGGATAATCAAGAAGGATTAATTCCTGCGGCAGGTTGTAAAATTTCTCCATCTAAATCTACTCCATTCAAGATTAGTAACTTCACGGGTTGGAAGAGTAGCAATACTGAAAATCTAAGAAACTATAATGGTGTAAGGCAGTCACACTTAGTTAATGGATCAATCATTAAATCAATTGATGGCAAGAAGAAGAATAACTACGAGAAAGTTGAAGTTGTAGGTGTTAACAAGAATACAAATGCTCACATTAATAGATGGTTCTCTCAAAGACTTGATCAAGGTTACCTATTTAAGAAATCAATTCTTCCAATTGAAGATTATATACTTGAAGTTGAACACTCTAATCTTCCAATTGAACAAAGAAATATTATTTCAAAGCATAATTCATCATACTGGTTAGCAGAGTCACAAGGTAGTTACTATAATCTTAATTGCCCTGGTAAGAATGAAGGAAGAGATTACACTCTCTTTAGAGTCTATAAAACTCTATCAGAAGAAGAAACACCTTCTGCTTTCGTTGGAGTTTACTGGGATGAATCTAAAATTTTAGCAGATATTAGAACAACTCCAATATCTAAACTAAAATTAGATCTTGTTGATGCAGAAACTTCTTACGATTTAGAAACTCTACTCTCAAATGATGAGAATCAATTTGTTGAGAATGAAGAAATTCTTACAAGTACTGAAGAGTTCGAAAGGGAAGTCATTAAAAATAATGAAATAGAAAAAGCCGCAGGAAATAATAAAGACGTAAGTACTATTATCAATAAGACTACTCCAATAGAATCGAAAGGTTCTTTCGAAGATGTTGTCTGCGTTCCAAGTAATACTTTAAATGTTAGGAATGAAGACTTAAATAAAGTGATCTTCAAATCACACACTGGAGAGAAAGTTAAAAAGTTTCAGTCTTTTGAGCCAGAAGAAAAAGAAATCACTCTTGATGGAGTTGTTTACACATTTATTAAAGTTCAATTTTCAGAAAGAGAAGAAGCCGACCAAACAATTGGTTGGGTAGCAAGTAAGTACGTTCAAAAGAAATCTGACTGCAAATACTTAAGAAGTGAATCTGATATTAACGTTGCAAGAGATATTGAAATTACAGGTTTAGATGATCCAAAATGTTGCGAGTTTCCAACAGTGAAAACACCAACACATAGCTACACTTCAGGAATGAGAATGTTCAATGCCAGAAGAGGTGGCGGAACGAGATCTCACGCAGCTTGTGATCTTTATAGATATAAGGACGAGCCGATTCTCTCGGTTGCTCCAGGAGTCGTACTTAGAGACCTATACTACTTCTATCAGGGTACTTACGCTCTAGAAGTTAGACATAGCGGCGGTTTTGTTGTGAGATACGGAGAAATGACAGGTAAAAAAGAAAGTGGCGTTTCTAACGGAAAAAAGGTTAAAATGGGTCAACGAGTTGGATACATGGGAAAAGTGAATTCGAACTGCTGTCGCCCGATGCTGCACTTTGAATTATTCAAAGGTACTAAGTCTGGTTCTCTCTCTTCACAGGGAAATAAGTTCCAAAGACGAAGTGACTTACTAGATCCAACTCATTACTTACAAAAGTGGGAATCTGGAAAGTTTTAA
- a CDS encoding transporter substrate-binding domain-containing protein — MKGILILLTIFINLSISALEVNIGVENSWPPYADENGEGISSNIVIEAFKEVGVKVKLHIFPYTRIMEMTKRGELDGCYNVTRDKSTNTNFIFGKEPILRTTASYYQPVNTPYKKELIAGDKIALMRGYQYGDEFEKNKDSYIETRVNTQEQILKLLERNRVNVAILADGSANFHIKRLNLENVIKKGAVHFNLEVFLAFSKESKNSKKLAALLDKGISKLKKKGVYEDLLLGKKKGQKSLAQNP, encoded by the coding sequence ATGAAAGGAATATTAATCTTACTAACTATATTTATTAACCTCTCAATTTCTGCGCTAGAGGTGAATATTGGAGTTGAAAACTCTTGGCCTCCCTACGCTGATGAGAATGGGGAGGGTATATCTTCAAATATTGTGATTGAAGCTTTTAAAGAAGTAGGTGTAAAGGTGAAGCTCCACATTTTTCCCTATACTCGTATTATGGAGATGACAAAGAGGGGAGAGCTCGATGGTTGTTATAATGTAACTAGAGATAAGAGTACGAACACAAACTTCATCTTTGGAAAAGAGCCAATTCTAAGAACAACAGCTTCTTACTATCAACCAGTAAACACTCCTTATAAGAAAGAATTAATTGCTGGAGATAAGATTGCTCTTATGAGGGGATACCAATATGGTGATGAGTTTGAAAAAAATAAAGATAGCTACATTGAGACCAGAGTAAATACGCAAGAGCAAATTTTAAAATTACTTGAAAGAAATCGAGTAAATGTTGCAATTCTCGCCGATGGAAGTGCAAATTTTCATATAAAGAGATTGAATTTAGAAAATGTTATAAAGAAAGGAGCCGTTCATTTTAATTTGGAAGTCTTCCTTGCATTTTCTAAAGAAAGTAAGAATTCAAAAAAGTTGGCAGCGCTCTTAGATAAGGGAATTAGTAAATTAAAGAAGAAAGGTGTCTACGAAGACTTACTTCTTGGAAAGAAAAAGGGCCAAAAATCTTTGGCCCAAAATCCTTAA
- a CDS encoding VCBS repeat-containing protein has protein sequence MKISYVFTLLLLLSVSSHGFEREVRVPGGGGSSTVTPTVSIPKFEVNTLQSMNKAESTSKEVEQLSKSNIKKLAFDPLLRVVGNKGGFTTSFKMDLPPFFLSLKEIEFSYFTQYRDFSFLGNGWRWNIPKMSNRESVNYLPHTAEGILGDGDLKEVDFSKDDIRDHVESILRDENQNFENLDFNIFQINYSSNENYFIRLNNHYLGWIVLIPNGERWIFNKNGDPIKVFDKYGHSITMKWNGKYLSKISYSNNTQVHFEYTSGNLTLIKQENSSEERSFEIRYDENRLKYASYIGGVMPKFQGEYRDLYQEIEVSDKVLEVNDYKSARGVKASEGFEDFIKFEFEKYENSINSIINGQRYYNNWHGGYYEHFVNDEHRPPHINSKLDSVPFTVSNQVIPAEFKPYTIKVTMSDTWDEKKKLHVIQNHFNVINKRALFLVDMNNDGEKDLVSCPVKEISGNFAKNILKSLKRESLQNSLGKGLVGYSSWRGQGFKLLSKERGEFSCNENTFFLDWNRDGRIDVLNLSELYLNQRDGFKKEVVELSELRKRFVSFVNDNSKKEDLVIRDLDRDGIFEIYDAEKMKNKSVQLKQNIGLLSSLYSPFGGRVDIKYQIYQKNSLLPVEFKYIGDERVETESVYYRSPKEDSAFEEIVHVRRNGKETISVNRKIYCDVTNSGEIESIKTRNTLCLSINYDSITSYNYFKDRESDYKEEQDEFYNDINFSRQLVRPANFDVRPNINIPFINPGRPFNLSTIDRGFSSGRRKGKGRDDIGLSNYDPSKVELKSERLELTIGNGVTPHGVSFNKMYKSIDGRKVLVRNNKSKFYEEYISGKKNIFLKSSTLLSYKKGVIVKTTSSKKGHRKDLVFNVNYDHFEKGIDKVVNNSLYKSGATQRLSVKKYEYEIDLLRPVGIRTFLNNEAITPINIESINYDKEGRVVRKGVFNNVLSEYSYRDQSPLLISKIENGKTLKYSYGQVTGFLKNSEIDGVVKSYSYSSDGFLLQINADDTSIYTFTSPEMTSTRFPVRFSRHFHEIKNDVSFSHELDSMGRVKKSQKNGSEVVKRFEYSLFGNLLSHDNGRVQTRYYNSSSCSSESQMSSRSGDVLSSSKRCQKGLSESSKVNGVLGHIKYADNDVSESKYGSMLINPIFNERRELTEFEQLPFHWGRNVEGESIEQIFKFSENSNILRRKYHNREKKLVDEYGSSFKFNKYDQIVEANSNRDGNHILNESYLYDSGALNSARLGEIFFNYNYQSGLVNSVTFLTDKIEFKYDDYFRPIEKRWGAHLEGRSYENGLVSRIDPFVVNVERGALQEVERLTFSNGVSLKYKIDELGRSLGVEIENKGHTIYESNITYTSFSKISQVKQEFFSRGTKKEYQYKKDIVSEVVHNNLYRPDLAQISVKKDITQDYRLTIDHPEKLARNETLQAESVGKYKVEYINDMPVKISHEDKVIHQFFTASGEMKGSCLGLDKLDPESSHCWMKIDNDHFKVMGDNLSLVRVEGRPIGVSFNEKFFPGIFSYRGSLLGLLDSESGELLFVREFSDYGVKRVEFNPSLGRIELKKVRELESKLVWSFAHLFENPFLSGEGLYFSSSRTLSSHHGEWLTFDPMLKWSPENLIKNPTDMNGLKYVNGDPVNLVDPSGHFAISATALGAGMFIGGAFGGISAYMVSNGNISTAQLVQATLIGAGAGAAGVVAGASSLGALALSGVNGLIGGATNIASQLSSGTSFVDLNVNHAAISAGIGLTSGLIGMGIGNRAFLNTPVIGNTLGSINSLTNGQAAGVMAGSISGGVMSSFSDNYFSGDTNYGNSSSGLNPDNYSFGNYTF, from the coding sequence ATGAAGATTTCATATGTGTTTACTTTATTACTATTGCTTTCAGTCTCCAGTCATGGGTTTGAAAGAGAGGTTAGAGTACCCGGGGGAGGTGGGAGTTCTACAGTCACGCCGACAGTTTCAATACCTAAGTTTGAAGTCAATACATTACAGAGCATGAATAAGGCAGAGTCTACTTCAAAAGAGGTTGAACAGCTATCTAAGTCAAATATTAAAAAACTTGCGTTTGATCCACTTCTTAGAGTGGTAGGAAATAAAGGAGGTTTCACGACCTCATTTAAAATGGACCTTCCACCATTCTTTCTATCTTTAAAAGAAATAGAGTTTTCTTACTTTACTCAATATAGAGACTTTTCATTTCTTGGAAATGGCTGGAGATGGAATATTCCAAAGATGTCCAATAGAGAGTCAGTGAATTATCTACCTCATACAGCGGAAGGGATACTTGGAGATGGGGATCTTAAAGAAGTTGATTTCTCTAAAGATGATATTAGAGATCATGTTGAAAGTATTCTAAGAGATGAAAATCAAAACTTCGAAAACTTAGACTTTAATATTTTTCAAATAAATTACAGTAGCAATGAGAATTACTTTATTAGACTTAATAATCACTACCTTGGTTGGATCGTTCTAATTCCAAATGGAGAGAGGTGGATTTTCAACAAAAACGGAGACCCTATAAAAGTCTTTGATAAGTATGGTCATAGCATCACAATGAAATGGAATGGGAAATATTTATCGAAGATTTCTTACTCAAATAATACGCAGGTTCACTTTGAATATACCAGTGGAAATTTAACTCTGATTAAGCAGGAGAACTCTAGTGAAGAGAGATCTTTTGAAATTCGATATGATGAAAACCGTTTAAAGTATGCCTCCTATATCGGTGGCGTAATGCCAAAATTTCAAGGTGAGTACCGAGACCTTTATCAAGAGATTGAAGTTAGCGATAAAGTCCTTGAAGTAAATGACTACAAATCAGCTAGAGGTGTTAAAGCTTCGGAAGGTTTTGAGGATTTTATAAAATTTGAGTTTGAAAAATATGAAAATTCAATAAACTCTATAATCAATGGACAAAGGTATTATAATAATTGGCATGGTGGGTACTACGAGCACTTTGTAAATGATGAGCACAGACCACCACATATAAATAGCAAGCTTGATTCTGTTCCTTTCACTGTTTCTAATCAAGTTATTCCTGCAGAATTTAAGCCTTACACCATAAAAGTGACAATGTCAGATACGTGGGATGAAAAGAAAAAACTTCACGTCATACAAAATCATTTCAATGTCATAAATAAAAGGGCGCTTTTCTTGGTTGATATGAATAATGATGGGGAAAAGGATCTTGTCTCTTGTCCTGTGAAAGAGATCTCAGGAAACTTTGCTAAAAACATTCTCAAGTCTTTAAAAAGGGAGTCTTTACAAAACAGTCTAGGGAAGGGCCTCGTTGGATACTCATCATGGAGGGGACAAGGATTCAAATTATTGAGTAAAGAAAGAGGAGAGTTTAGCTGTAATGAAAATACTTTCTTTTTAGATTGGAATAGAGATGGGCGAATTGATGTACTTAATTTATCTGAACTATATTTGAACCAAAGAGATGGTTTTAAAAAGGAAGTTGTTGAGTTAAGTGAGTTAAGAAAGAGATTTGTTTCTTTTGTGAACGATAATTCTAAGAAAGAGGACTTAGTCATTAGAGATTTAGATAGAGATGGAATCTTTGAAATTTATGATGCTGAGAAAATGAAGAATAAGTCAGTGCAGTTAAAACAGAATATTGGTCTGCTTTCATCTCTCTACAGTCCATTTGGTGGGAGAGTCGATATTAAATATCAAATTTATCAAAAGAATTCTCTTCTTCCTGTCGAATTTAAATATATTGGTGATGAAAGAGTTGAGACGGAGAGCGTTTATTATCGTTCACCAAAAGAGGATAGTGCTTTTGAAGAAATTGTTCATGTGAGAAGAAATGGCAAGGAAACAATCTCCGTGAATAGAAAGATTTACTGTGATGTTACAAATAGTGGAGAAATAGAGTCGATAAAAACACGAAACACGCTTTGCCTTTCAATAAATTATGATTCAATTACTTCATATAATTACTTTAAAGATAGAGAGAGTGATTATAAAGAAGAGCAAGATGAATTTTACAATGACATAAATTTTTCGAGACAACTTGTAAGACCAGCTAACTTTGATGTTAGACCAAATATTAATATTCCCTTTATAAATCCAGGACGGCCATTTAATCTAAGTACTATAGATAGAGGATTTTCCTCCGGAAGAAGAAAGGGAAAGGGGAGAGATGATATAGGACTATCAAACTATGATCCAAGTAAAGTTGAATTGAAATCAGAGCGTTTGGAATTGACTATTGGTAACGGCGTTACTCCACATGGTGTAAGCTTTAATAAGATGTATAAGTCTATTGATGGACGAAAAGTCTTAGTGAGAAATAATAAGAGCAAGTTCTATGAAGAATATATATCTGGGAAAAAGAATATATTTTTAAAGAGCTCAACTTTACTTTCTTATAAAAAGGGAGTCATCGTTAAAACTACTTCAAGTAAAAAGGGGCATAGAAAAGATCTTGTTTTTAATGTGAATTATGACCATTTTGAAAAAGGGATCGACAAGGTTGTAAATAATTCTCTGTACAAGTCTGGAGCGACTCAAAGACTCTCTGTGAAAAAGTATGAGTATGAAATTGATCTCTTAAGGCCCGTTGGTATAAGAACATTTTTAAATAATGAAGCTATAACTCCTATCAATATTGAAAGTATTAATTATGACAAAGAGGGACGAGTTGTAAGAAAGGGTGTGTTTAATAATGTTCTTTCTGAATACTCTTACAGAGATCAGTCTCCACTTCTAATTTCTAAGATTGAAAATGGAAAGACTTTAAAATACTCATATGGACAAGTCACAGGTTTCTTAAAGAATTCTGAAATTGATGGTGTGGTAAAGAGTTATAGCTACTCTAGTGATGGATTTCTTTTACAGATTAATGCAGATGATACAAGTATCTATACTTTTACTTCTCCGGAAATGACGAGTACAAGATTTCCCGTTAGGTTTAGCAGACACTTTCATGAGATAAAGAATGATGTAAGCTTCTCGCATGAATTAGATTCCATGGGAAGAGTTAAAAAGTCCCAGAAAAATGGGAGCGAGGTAGTCAAAAGATTTGAATACTCTCTTTTTGGAAACCTCTTATCTCATGATAACGGAAGAGTCCAAACTAGATATTATAATAGTTCATCTTGTTCTTCGGAGAGTCAGATGTCTTCTCGCTCGGGAGATGTACTGTCTAGCAGTAAAAGATGCCAAAAAGGCTTGAGCGAGTCTTCGAAAGTAAATGGAGTTTTAGGTCATATAAAGTATGCGGACAACGATGTCTCAGAATCAAAATATGGATCAATGCTTATTAATCCTATATTTAATGAGAGAAGAGAGCTTACTGAATTTGAACAACTTCCATTTCATTGGGGAAGAAATGTTGAAGGCGAATCTATTGAGCAAATATTTAAATTTAGTGAAAACTCAAATATTCTTCGTCGTAAATATCATAATAGAGAGAAGAAACTTGTTGACGAGTATGGTAGCTCTTTTAAATTTAATAAATATGATCAAATAGTAGAAGCTAATTCTAATAGAGATGGTAATCATATCCTAAATGAATCTTATCTTTATGATAGCGGTGCTCTTAATTCGGCTAGACTTGGTGAAATATTTTTTAACTATAACTATCAAAGTGGATTGGTTAATAGTGTGACATTTTTAACTGATAAAATTGAATTTAAGTATGATGATTATTTTAGACCTATTGAAAAGAGATGGGGAGCACACTTAGAAGGTCGTTCTTATGAGAATGGCCTAGTTTCTAGGATTGATCCATTTGTTGTTAATGTAGAGAGAGGAGCGCTTCAAGAAGTTGAGAGATTAACTTTCTCTAATGGAGTGAGTCTTAAGTATAAGATTGATGAGCTTGGTCGAAGTCTTGGTGTTGAAATAGAAAATAAAGGACATACTATTTATGAGTCAAATATTACTTACACATCTTTTTCAAAGATCTCTCAAGTGAAGCAAGAGTTCTTCTCAAGAGGAACGAAAAAAGAATATCAATATAAGAAAGATATAGTTAGCGAAGTGGTTCATAACAATCTTTATAGACCAGATCTTGCTCAAATTTCTGTAAAGAAAGATATTACTCAAGATTATAGATTAACAATAGATCATCCAGAAAAGCTTGCTCGGAATGAAACTCTTCAAGCAGAGAGTGTTGGAAAGTATAAAGTTGAATATATTAATGATATGCCTGTTAAAATCTCTCATGAAGATAAAGTCATTCATCAATTCTTTACAGCATCAGGAGAAATGAAGGGAAGTTGTCTTGGTTTAGATAAGTTAGACCCAGAATCTAGTCATTGTTGGATGAAAATTGATAATGACCATTTTAAAGTTATGGGTGATAACTTATCTCTTGTTCGCGTAGAGGGAAGGCCTATAGGTGTTTCTTTTAATGAGAAATTTTTCCCAGGAATCTTTAGTTATAGAGGGAGTTTACTAGGTCTTTTAGATAGTGAGTCTGGAGAACTTTTATTTGTAAGAGAGTTTTCAGATTATGGTGTAAAGAGAGTTGAGTTTAATCCAAGTTTAGGTAGAATAGAGCTAAAGAAGGTAAGAGAACTTGAGTCAAAACTCGTTTGGAGTTTTGCTCACCTTTTTGAAAATCCATTCTTATCAGGTGAAGGATTATACTTTTCTAGTTCTAGAACATTGAGCTCTCATCACGGTGAGTGGCTAACTTTTGATCCGATGTTAAAATGGAGTCCAGAGAACTTAATCAAGAATCCAACAGATATGAATGGGCTAAAATATGTAAATGGAGATCCCGTTAACCTTGTTGATCCGAGTGGGCATTTTGCTATATCAGCAACAGCTCTTGGAGCAGGTATGTTCATTGGAGGTGCATTTGGTGGAATTTCTGCTTACATGGTATCAAACGGTAATATTTCAACAGCCCAATTAGTTCAGGCGACATTGATTGGTGCTGGAGCTGGAGCAGCTGGAGTTGTTGCTGGTGCTTCTAGCTTGGGAGCATTGGCCCTAAGTGGTGTTAATGGTTTGATAGGTGGTGCTACAAATATTGCATCTCAATTATCAAGTGGAACTTCGTTTGTTGACTTAAATGTAAACCATGCTGCCATTTCAGCTGGAATTGGGCTGACATCAGGCTTAATTGGGATGGGAATAGGAAATCGTGCCTTTTTGAATACACCAGTAATTGGCAATACTTTAGGAAGTATAAATTCTCTGACTAATGGACAAGCTGCAGGAGTCATGGCAGGAAGCATCTCTGGTGGTGTAATGAGTTCGTTTTCAGATAATTATTTTAGTGGAGATACAAATTATGGTAATTCTTCAAGTGGGTTAAACCCTGACAATTACAGCTTTGGTAATTATACTTTTTAA